One window of the Lytechinus pictus isolate F3 Inbred chromosome 5, Lp3.0, whole genome shotgun sequence genome contains the following:
- the LOC135154043 gene encoding uncharacterized protein LOC135154043 has translation MYCTAMRAASTKRCTVVAGPTRVGLASIQRCVAVAEAPQRRCPPAVEHESIVTRSKSKNDTPFFPASVRGTSEQLTVELHSGSPLNLISESTADFFGLEVVIDSFGYSDYVDPEVSFALPSGIVGITSFSLFHDGCELYYDGFVVEDGVVNFDVMAGAPFMEKNDVSIRPSKHQIMFGDYHTFSYMSPSDQFPKSSPASMNELDELDCAVGMIMQGSENECKHTNPGVDSECKHTLPLNECSQVYREIMDVGCNVRLNETEAEHPHIHKSNDINNIHSEVIDIECSVEVNETEADHPHIHKSIDNNNMHSEIGLMTSVETESTRIMTECNVGNTDLGFALPQRGSKMDGEIRETLSESVEKVTQSESCKPAVSTDNNSGDRAKPCISTVGEVGTHYNCQVKHEHDISCDSDLSCVKVVGEIRLHNNNQVKYEYTQFDGVPNTEPSSCVSDTEPSSGVPDTEPSSGVPDTGPSSGIPDTELSSVVPDTEPSSGVLDTEPSSGVPGTEHSSGIPGNEPSFGIPDTEPSSNTKPSHIVSW, from the coding sequence ATGTACTGTACTGCAATGCGCGCCGCATCGACGAAGCGATGCACGGTCGTGGCGGGGCCCACCCGCGTCGGGCTTGCATCTATACAGAGATGTGTAGCCGTCGCTGAGGCACCTCAGCGTAGGTGTCCTCCTGCTGTAGAGCATGAGTCTATCGTGACTCGTAGTAAATCTAAGAATGACACCCCATTTTTCCCTGCCAGTGTCCGGGGAACCTCCGAACAGTTGACAGTGGAATTGCATAGTGGTTCTCCTTTGAATTTGATAAGTGAGTCTACTGCTGATTTCTTTGGCCTTGAAGTTGTAATCGATTCGTTTGGTTACAGTGACTATGTTGACCCCGAAGTGTCGTTTGCCTTACCATCTGGCATTGTCGGCATTacatctttttctcttttccatgATGGATGTGAGTTGTATTATGATGGTTTCGTGGTTGAAGATGGTGTGGTGAACTTTGACGTGATGGCTGGGGCTCCATTTATGGAGAAGAATGATGTTTCCATTCGACCTTCTAAACACCAAATCATGTTTGGGGACTACCATACTTTTTCTTACATGTCACCATCTGATCAATTCCCCAAATCTAGTCCCGCTAGTATGAATGAGTTAGATGAGCTGGATTGTGCAGTGGGTATGATAATGCAAGGATCTGAGAATGAGTGCAAACACACTAATCCTGGAGTTGACAGCGAGTGTAAACACACTCTCCCACTAAATGAATGTTCTCAAGTATACAGAGAGATCATGGATGTTGGGTGTAATGTTCGGTTGAATGAGACTGAAGCTGAGCATCCACACATTCACAAGTCCAATGACATTAATAACATACACAGTGAGGTCATTGATATTGAGTGTAGTGTAGAGGTGAATGAGACTGAAGCTGACCATCCACACATTCACAAGTCCATTGACAATAATAACATGCACAGTGAGATCGGATTGATGACCAGTGTGGAGACTGAAAGTACACGTATTATGACTGAGTGTAATGTTGGTAACACAGACTTGGGATTTGCGTTGCCACAACGTGGGTCGAAGATGGATGGTGAGATTCGTGAGACCTTGAGTGAAAGTGTTGAGAAAGTCACACAATCCGAAAGCTGTAAGCCTGCTGTGAGTACTGATAATAATAGCGGTGACCGTGCTAAGCCATGCATAAGCACAGTAGGTGAAGTTGGGACACATTAcaattgtcaagtaaaacatGAACATGATATTAGTTGTGACAGTGACCTATCGTGTGTAAAGGTTGTAGGTGAAATTAGGCTACATAACAACAATCAGGTAAAGTACGAATATACACAATTTGATGGTGTTCCCAACACTGAGCCTAGCTCATGTGTTTCTGATACTGAGCCTAGCTCTGGTGTTCCTGATACTGAGCCTAGCTCTGGTGTTCCTGATACTGGGCCTAGCTCTGGCATTCCTGATACTGAGCTTAGCTCTGTTGTTCCCGATACTGAGCCTAGCTCTGGTGTTCTTGATACTGAGCCTAGCTCTGGTGTTCCCGGTACTGAGCATAGCTCTGGCATTCCCGGTAATGAGCCTAGCTTTGGCATTCCTGATACTGAGCCTAGCTCTAATACTAAGCCTTCCCATATAGTGTCTTGGTAA